The Pseudomonas berkeleyensis genome includes a region encoding these proteins:
- a CDS encoding aliphatic sulfonate ABC transporter substrate-binding protein yields the protein MSKTHSKRSTLIAASLAIGLLVAPFTEAAEQLRIGYQKSSTLISLLKSQGTLEKALANQDITVSWHEFPNGQPLLEALNVGNIDLSADVADTVPVFAQAAGADLAYFAQEAPSPSAQAIIVREDSPIKALADLKGKKVAVTKAAGVHYLLIAALNKAGLKFSDIEPAYLTPADGRAAFENRKVDAWVTWEPFLSGAQQQLPTRILADGKGLADYQRYYLTSATFAKSHPQVLQTVFAELVKTGDWLRANPRQAAEILGPLWGNLDPAIVEKANAKRSYQVRLVQPDSLAEQQKIADAFYGASLLPTSVDAREVSIWSPQ from the coding sequence ATGTCCAAGACCCATTCCAAGCGCAGCACACTGATCGCCGCCTCTCTTGCCATCGGCCTGCTCGTCGCTCCGTTCACCGAGGCTGCCGAGCAACTGCGCATCGGCTACCAGAAGTCCTCCACGCTGATCAGCCTGCTGAAGAGCCAGGGCACCCTGGAAAAAGCCCTGGCCAATCAGGACATCACCGTCAGCTGGCACGAATTCCCCAACGGCCAGCCGCTGCTGGAGGCACTCAACGTCGGCAACATCGACCTGTCCGCCGATGTCGCCGACACCGTGCCGGTGTTCGCCCAGGCCGCCGGCGCCGACCTCGCCTATTTCGCCCAGGAAGCGCCCTCCCCCAGCGCCCAGGCGATCATCGTGCGCGAGGATTCGCCGATCAAAGCCCTGGCCGACCTCAAGGGCAAGAAAGTTGCCGTGACCAAGGCAGCCGGCGTGCACTACCTGCTGATCGCCGCGCTGAACAAGGCTGGCCTGAAGTTCAGCGACATCGAACCCGCCTACCTGACCCCGGCCGACGGCCGCGCCGCCTTCGAAAACCGCAAGGTAGACGCCTGGGTCACCTGGGAGCCCTTCCTCAGCGGCGCCCAACAACAGTTGCCAACCCGCATCCTTGCCGACGGCAAGGGCCTGGCCGACTACCAGCGTTACTACCTGACCAGCGCCACCTTCGCCAAAAGCCACCCGCAAGTGCTGCAGACCGTGTTCGCCGAGCTGGTGAAGACCGGCGACTGGCTGCGCGCCAACCCGCGCCAGGCCGCTGAAATCCTCGGCCCGCTGTGGGGCAATCTCGACCCGGCCATCGTCGAGAAGGCCAACGCCAAACGCAGCTATCAGGTGCGCCTGGTACAGCCGGACAGCCTCGCCGAGCAGCAGAAGATCGCCGATGCCTTCTACGGCGCCAGCCTGCTGCCAACCTCGGTGGATGCACGCGAAGTGAGTATCTGGAGCCCGCAATGA